From the genome of Erinaceus europaeus chromosome 1, mEriEur2.1, whole genome shotgun sequence:
caCCTTGGGGAACTATTTGGCTATAGTGATAACGTTGGATATATACTTACTCTAGGCTCCAGAAATTCCATCCCCAGGTTTATaccaacagagagaaaaagaggaataaGATTGTTGTCATGGGTCCCAGaagtagctcaccaggtagggtgtatGCCTTACCATATGAATAACCCAGGTATGAGacttggtaccacatgggaggcgCTATGGCCTGGGAGGGAGCTCTAGTGATTtgtctacctttttctttttaaaaaatgtttgtgtttttaaaaaagatttttattaatttattattgggtagagacagagagaaactgtgacagagagggagagagatagagagacacctgcagtcctgcttcactactcatgaaactttcccactgcaggttggggaccagaggcttgaacctgggtctttgcacactgtaatgtgtacacttaaccaggtgtgccaccccctagtGTTTGTCtacctctttttgtctctctctttctctgtctatctgaatggaaaaggaGTCTAGAgggacaaggtggtggcacacctggttaagtgcacacgttaccacggaaaaggacctgggttcaaggcccccatccccacctgcaggtggaaagtgtcATCatcagcagtgaaacagtgctgcaggtccctccctctctctcttgctatctccccctcccctttcaacctctcactattctatcaaataagtaaataaaattactgGGGAAAAAAAGCAGTCTGGTTGAAAAaactgaaatcacacatgcacaatgtcctgtctctgtcaaaaaaaatgtTGATAGAGTTACAATTTGTAGTAACTCCATATTTGGTATAGTCCAAAGGCTCCTCAGTGCTGCCTCAGCCGCTTAGTTGCCTTTTAAATCAGCACAAATGTTATGCCTGGTTTTGTTTTGGTAAGAGGAGAATACACTGTATTCAAATCTGTTAGGAATTGGTCACCTACACATCCAGTATATGAGGGATTTATAGTGTTAGTAAGTATAATCACAGTGAGAAAAGCATCATGCATTTTTTTGCTTACTGTGTCTCAGGGATTGTGACAAGTGCTTTTATGTATGCACTCATTGAAACTCCAAATGACTCTGTGAGGGAGATGTTGTTTTTCAGATGAGGAAGATGAAAATGAAGAGCTGGAGGGAGCTGCCTAAGCACACGACTGGCAAGGCTGGACCTGGGAGTAAAGCCAAGTCTGACTTAGATGCTCTTAGTTTCATGATGATAGGCCTTAAACAATTTGAGATTACATTGTATACAACTCGAGCTTCCTATGTAGTCagataatcttttttcttttcttttcttttttaaatttctttattgggggattaatgttttacattcgacagtaaatacaatggtttgtacatgcataacatttcccagttttccacataacaatacaacccccactaagtcttctgtcatcctttttggacctgtattatcctcccccacctccaccccagagtcttttactttggtgcaatacaccaattccagttcaggttctacttgtgttttctcttctgatcttgtttttcaacttctgcctgagagtaagatcatcccatattcatccttctgtttctaacttatttcacttaacatgaatttttcaaggtccatccaagatcggctgaaaacggtgaagtcaccattttttatagctgagtagtattccattatatatatatatatatataccacaacttactcagccactcatctgttgttggacacctgggttgcttccaggtttagtctattacaaattgtgctgctaagaacaaaggaatacacaaatctttttggatggatgtgttgggttccttaggatatatccccaggagaggaatagggtcatagggtaggttcatttctagccttctgagagttctccagactgctctccacaggggttggtctaatttacattcccaccagcagtgtaggagggttcctttgactctacaacctctgtagcatttgttgctgttaccttttctcatgtatgacattctcacaggaatgaagtggcatctcactgttatctttatttgcatttctctgacaatcagagacttggagcattttttcctgtgtttcttggccttttggatctcttctgtggtgaatattctgtccatgtcctctccctacttttggatggggtaatttgttttcttgtggttgagtttggcaagctctttatatatgttgcttattaaactcttatctgatgtatggcatgtaaagatcttctcccattctgtgaggggtctcttggtttgggtagtggtttcttttgctgtgaagaagctttttaatttgatgtagtcccataggtttatacttgccttagtgttctttgtaattggattcgattcattgaagatgtctttaaattttatgtggagaagacttctgccaatattttcctctaagtatctgatagtttctggtctaacatccaagtccttgatccacttggaatttacttttgtatttggtgaaatatagtggttcagtttcattcttctgcatgtttcaacccattgtttccaacaccatttgttgaagagactctgctttccccatttaatagtctgggcacctttgtcaaagattagatgtccataggtgtggggcctcatttctgggctctcagttctattccacttgtcagtgtgtctattcatgttccagtaccaagcagtcttGGTGACAatagccctgtaatacaatttgagatctgggagtgtgatgcctttggttctgttctttttttctcaagattgttttggcaattctaggtcttttctggttccagataaacatttgtagcatttgttctattctcctaaaaactgtgtgggatcttgatggggatagcattaaatttgtagatggctctgggtagtatattcattttgataatgttaattcttttttttttaaattttttatttaagaaaggattaatgaacaaaaacataaggtaggaggggtacgactccacacaattcccaccacccagtctccataacccaccccctcccatgatagctttcccattctctagccctctgggagcatggacccagggtcgttgagggttgcagaaggtagaaggtctggcttctgtaattgcttccctgctgaacatgggcgttgactggtcggtccatactcccagtctgcctctatctttccctagtaaggtgtgtctctggggaagctgagctccaggacacattggtggggtcttcaatccagggaagcctggccagcatcctggtggcatctggaacctggtgactgaaaagagagttatcatacgaagccaaacataagctctctctcacagaaactggtgtatatctaggttatgggactttgttagaaagtgaactacctgagatgaaattagagtgtactataaaaggaaaggtctcacccgagtaatgaagctgaagggttgtcattccacacgtgaagtctctggacacagtctgaggtgaagcatgttgaggtggcaatcgttgcgttggttaagttgtgatcggcggatgcaatattatttggtttggattgggagatgcatatgggaaagtgggccctatccaagggttccaggactgggggaagtaggggctctatagtggagatgtgaggttcctgctgtcttagggttcaaaaagacaatcgatagttaatgttatcatcacattatttgttaattgggttaactttgaaaagtccttttgttatggtttgctgtacagtatccaatatcttgtatatagctgtgctattggatgcttgtaatctacttggtctaggcttttgagagagtccgcatatcaaatacacagcctatatattaaaaagattcagtttgtgttttgagaaactttgagacatacaattgattttccccctcttatattaattaactactgacttatatgtctacattttgctaggagtgtacataaacaccattcccaccaccaaaggactgtgacccatccctcccgcccactcccaccccccactggcccaggaagctgcatgtctacccctcaccactgggtttttggtgccctacttacaatttgatcaggtcctgcttttagtttccctttcagatcttcttagtcagcttctgttgatgagtgggatcatcccatactcatctttatctttctgacttagttcacttaacataattccttctagctctgtccagaggaacccttttacattgctggtgggaatgtaaattggtacagcctctgtggagagcagtctggaaaactctcagaaggctagacatggaccttccatatgatccagtaattcctcacctggggttataccccaaggactccataacacccaaccaaaaagaggtgtgtactcctatgttcatagcagcacaattcataatagctaaaacctggaagcaacccaggtgcccaacaacagatgagtggctgagaaagctgtggtgtatatacacacaatggaatactatgcagctatcaagaacaatgaacccaccttctctgacccatcttggtcagagctagaatgttaattcttctaacccatgaacatgtaatatctttccacttttttgtgccttcttctattttcttgaagagtgactcatagttttcagtatacaagtctttcacttctttggttaggtttattcctagatattttattgtttttgttgctttagTAAAAGGGATTGAGTTTTGTGCCGGattagcttcgtgggtgggagacagagacaaccagggactcatggctgagctgagaatgcagttcaatctttattcatgagcggggatgcagtccaacaacttaatcacaacacaattctgtcctgtctctctcctacATCCCTCCTGAGGCGGaaaagtcaggaacaaaggaaatacgtatgatagggggcggggagaaggaaaaagcaggaaccagtaaggattaaaccaatgtccggGGGCAggggggttttcagtcaacagtggctACGTAAACAGAATACATCGTAAGTaacacaagcgaacctaatgtgatgatcaaaacagaaggtcttataagcaggatttagataCATACCaacatttctggatttcatcttcttctaacttagtgtttacatagaggaatgtcactgacttttgaatgttaattttgtagactgacaccttactgtattgcctgatgatttccaaaagcctcttgctggattctttaggtttttctatttatactaccatgtcgtctgcaaatagggagagtttgacttcttctcttccaatctgtatcccttaattccttgctcctgcctgattactatgtcaagaacttccaacactatgttgaatagtaatggtgatagtgggcatccctgtctagtatgtGATCTGagtgaaaatgcttccagtttttcaccattgagtatgatgttggctgtaggtttgctatatatagactccactattttcaggaatttccatctattcccattttttgtagtattttggtcataaagtgatgttggattctgtcaaaggctttctctgcatctattgatatgaccatgtggtttttggtcttgtttttattgatgtggtggatcacattgattgatttatgtatattaaactaaccttgcatccctgggataaaccccacctggtcacgatgaacaatctttttaatatactgctgtatctggttggttagaattttgttcaatattttagcatctatgtttatcagagatattggtctgtagttttcttttttggttgtgtccctgtctgcttttggtatcaaagtgatgttgctTCATAGATGCTCGAAGggggtattcctgtgtcttcaatcttctggaagacttttaaaagtagaggaattaactcttccttgaaggttttgtagaattcatttgtaaaaccatctggtccaggacttttattcttgggaaggtttttgacaaCTGTCTCAATTTCGTTGGCTATGATGGGActcttcatattatctagttcatttatatttaattttcagaGTTCGTAGGTATCCTGGaaatattccatttcttccaggttctctagcttggtggcgtatagttgtacATAGAAGCCTCACACGATATGTTGAATCTCTGTGGTGTCAGTtctgatatctcctttttcatttacaatctgatttatctgggtcttctcccttttttgttttgtgagtctggctaaaggtttgtcgattttgttgactcttttgaagaaccaacatttactttcattgatcttttgtatggtttttcttattttcaatgttattgatttctgccctaactttaatgatttctgtccttctggttgctttagggttctcttcttcttcatctaggtctttaaggtgtgcaatcaggttgtttatttgtgctttttctaatatgtgcttgtatggctatgaacttccctctcagtactgccttagctgtgtcccaaatattttgatagcttgtgtcttcattttaatttaactctaaaaacattttgatttcttcctttattccctctttgacccaatagttgttaagtagtttactgttgagcttccacattttggaactcttactaatcttttgttgattgttaagtgttagtttcatttcagtgtggtctgagaagatgcttgagatgatttcaatgctcttgaatttgctgatgctgtctttgtgggctaacatatggtctgtccttgagaatgacccatgtggacttgagtaaaacgTGTATTACAGTGTCTTGGgaagaatgactctgaaaatgcccaatagttctggtttatctatttccttatttagctccctcacgtctttattgattttctgcctggatgatctgtcaagttgagagagtgggatgttgaagtcccctactattactgtgttgcttttaatatactgctgtagttctttcagtatatgtttgatgtatttagatggcttctcattgggtgcacagatgttaataattgttaagtcctcttggttgactgatcctctgagcattaagtaatgtccatccctatcttttaaattttatttattttaaagtctatcatgtcagatatgagaacagctgttcctgccctttttgtgggccattggcttgtatgacagttttccatcctttcactgtgagtctttgtttttcttattgagttaggtgggtttcctatatacagcatattgttggggctctgttttctgattcatcttcccactccatgccttttaataggtgaattcaggccattaacatttattgatatcatagattgaagatattttaatgtcattattgtagatttttagagtgttctgatatatggcatatttatggtggtctgactgtttataggagacctttcagaacttcttccagggaaggctttgtgatagttgattctttcaactgttgcttgtctgagaaggtttttatgtctccatctagtctgaatgacagtctagcaggacatagtagtcttggttgaaagcctttctcattgagcactcgatagatatattgccattctcttcgggcctgtagtgtttgtgtggagaagtctgctgctaatcttaagggtttttcctctgtagctgactctttgtttttcttttgcagccttcagggtcctttctttatccttctttcttttttttttttttttttttcctcctccagggttattgctgggatcggtgcctgcaccatgaatccaccgctcctggaggccattttttttccccctcttttgttgcccttgttgtagctccgttgtggttattattattgcccttgttgacgcaattcgttgttggataggacagagagaaatggagagaggaagggaagacagagaaggggagagaaagatagacacctgcagacctgcttcaccgcctgtgaagcgactcccctgcaggtggggagctgggggctcgaaccagaatccttactttggtccttgtgctttgcgtcacatgcgcttaacccactgcgccaccgcccaaccctcttctttatccttatttctttccattctaaatatgatgtgtctttttttttctatttaataaaaatatttaatgctgccaaaaagtataaaaatacagtAGGAATGGCAGTACAATACAAAGTAGTCTCTCCTAATTTATTACTTTTACATCTTTCTACATTTCATAAAACACATTATAAAACTGAACAATGCAAAGTAGAGAGTTCAAAGTAGAGAGTTCTGCAAAGTCTTCTGCTGGTGGTGCTCTTCAATCCCTGGATGTAAAGTTTACTTTGTAAACATACAAATGTGTGAGGCAATCTACAGGTTTATCAAGCCTCACTTCAGCTTCCGGAGTGGGCTTCAGGTCTTGCTTTGCACATCAATGGTTCAAAATTTATAGCTGCAGAATATTCTCAAGTCATGAATGTTTAGGTGTCTGTTAAtcttggcctttttctttttctttcagtctcatttAGCCTCTGCTTCATCTGCTGCACTCTCTGAGCCGTGATAGCTTTTCTGTCCTCTCAGATACGCAGAACactttctgttttctcctccacAGGATCTTGAGTTTTAGAGGATGATCCTGTATGTCTGTCGCCTGTCGTCTTTCCTTCTTCTAGGCCTACCCTGTTGCCATTGTACTTTTCAGTTATTATTCTGGCTGGTGAGTGATCAAAAGCAGGATGTAAGTCTTCTTTAGACAGTTCTTTCCACATTTTCTGTATACTTGGACCTCCCTTTATGAATTTTGCTCCTTCTATAATAGTCATATACGAAAATCTGAGTTGATCTGGTGTCTGAATAAGTCCCATTCAGTACTTTCTCATATTCAGTAATAGTTGTTTAATATTAATTTCATCTCCCTTTTCCATCAGAACAAGAGAGGTATCTACTAGGGAAAACGTGCCTGACCgcccaatgcctgcactacagtgGATCACAGCAGGCCCATGCTCAGGATTCAGGGAGCCATATTCTCTCACTTTAaataagaaattgagaaatgaagCTGGTGACTCAGGGACTCCAAAATCTGGCCAGGTAGTGTAATGGAAGTGAGAGATGGTTCTGGCTTCACCACTATTGATATTTTCTAATTGCAGTAGATGGACTGTGTAGTAAGACTTCACATCTTCTGACAAGAACTTTACAATGAATCCTGTTTCTTTAAACAGCATCTCCCGGTCATCTTTTTTTGGCCAGTACTGTGCGCATTTGACTAACTCTTTCTCCACAACTTGGTTTAGCATGACAACTGCTTTGGTCTTTTGCTGccaaaccataagccagaaatgacaACCTGTATTAGGAAGTGGTCCCTGTGTTAAGATGTAACTCCTTCGTGCCTCTTCTATGTCAACTAAGCTGGCATTAATATAATCATTTTTAGCATTTTGCAACTTAACATGACTGTGATCATATGGGCTTACATCTCTGTATCTGTTTCGATTTCTGTTTTCTGGAAACTTGCCCACTCTGTGAGGATAGTCATGGGACTCATTGCGAATTTCCAAGTATAGCTGCTGCCAGCGATTCTGAGCATCCAGCTCTTCAAACTCCTGCTCGATGGTGGCAGACATGGCGGCGGGAGCAAGCTGGAGCTAGCGGAGCCAGGGCCGGCGGAGAAGCTCAGGCCCCGCACCATCCAGGGAGAGCGCTGCTGctctgtctttgtgtctttaagtctgggttaattgtttgggaccctctgggctttttgaacctttatgtctttaatgttgtctagactagagaagttctcagctattatgtcctgaagaatgctttcttcccctccctctctttcttcctctggtaagccaataatgcatacattatttattttgaagtcatcccagatgtctctgttgttgttttcagtatctcttaatctcttttttgagatctcttacttcttttttagttgtctctaattcatccttgatcttgctaattctgtcttcagcttcatttattctattctctctcccctctactgttttctggagttcatctattttttttttttttactctgttctgataatgttttagtttgttcagctagttgtgttcttagctcagctatttcagctttcagctctctaataaccttgagataattagtgttttcttctagggtctcatttgttgtttctgcatttctgatgacaattctttcaaactctttaatcactcctgtgactatttccttaacaagtatttggatgttgacctcactattttgtggtccaacctttggggggcttttagctggactcttgccctGCTTCATTtcaccaatatttcttcttgttgctttaatcattctatgtagtatgttatgaggttcctttctcagtacttttcaaattactgatcactcttgcctggattgacttgtgtctaagtaaggtacttaaggagttcacagttgtggaaactaaattgattcaatattatttcaatccctgagttggagcacagaggctattaaaagcctcttttgttctttttcttccctgtaggctatgggagcctgagggcttttaaactttaagtaggcttcttagtttaatcactcactcctgacaaagacataaagcagggtgggggagagagagcacagtggttatgcaaagagactcttacatcccaaggatccaaagctctaggCTCAGTTcaccttctctgccaagctgggcagcactactgggccctgtgagtttccaaacatgtcccatttatagtctgtaggttctgaggcaattattcaccatgttctcatcaggagaacaatgtggaaaggctcccactatacagtcccactgctaggccactgaggtgtagctcttctcctgagtttcctggtcagttctctgttcccagattcagcacaggacctcccccttgctgctctagcctctgagggcagtagcaatggagactcagagttgcatttggtgagtcttaggggagtcctctcctcccttcagcagtctttttgttgataaagcagactggtggtggtgcctcaactggtgaactgctggactgttaccagctgctcaatctctccttaggctcctccctgtccatgagccacatgtgtttgcagtgatttggtggattcctgaagtcgttctattcctgccttgttgcggtcccatgtggtctcctttggtattcctagttgacctgggagaggagaggagagaaacacagctgctgctgctccatagacccgcctccagaagtccctgAAAATCAGACTTTCTAATGGTTAAATATTATTTCAATTTATAGAGAGACaacaatttatttaatttgtttgacAAGTTAACTAAAGTCTGGAAATTAGATTTCTGATTTTTCATTACCAAAATGTGAtagaaaattggaaaaaatatttgaaagataTAAACTACTAAGACAGGctcaagaagaaatagaaaatctgAATATAACAAGAGAGAAGATTGATATGATAATAAAACCTCTCACTAAGAAATTTCCAACACTGATGACTCCTACTGATgaattttaacaaatatttaaagaagaattAATGCCTATT
Proteins encoded in this window:
- the LOC103113168 gene encoding LOW QUALITY PROTEIN: tyrosine-protein phosphatase non-receptor type 2-like (The sequence of the model RefSeq protein was modified relative to this genomic sequence to represent the inferred CDS: substituted 1 base at 1 genomic stop codon), with product MSATIEQEFEELDAQNRWQQLYLEIRNESHDYPHRVGKFPENRNRNRYRDVSPYDHSHVKLQNAKNDYINASLVDIEEARRSYILTQGPLPNTGCHFWLMVWQQKTKAVVMLNQVVEKELVKCAQYWPKKDDREMLFKETGFIVKFLSEDVKSYYTVHLLQLENINSGEARTISHFHYTTWPDFGVPESPASFLNFLFKVREYGSLNPEHGPAVIHCSAGIGRSGTFSLVDTSLVLMEKGDEINIKQLLLNMRKYXMGLIQTPDQLRFSYMTIIEGAKFIKGGPSIQKMWKELSKEDLHPAFDHSPARIITEKYNGNRVGLEEGKTTGDRHTGSSSKTQDPVEEKTESVLRI